One window of Triticum dicoccoides isolate Atlit2015 ecotype Zavitan chromosome 5A, WEW_v2.0, whole genome shotgun sequence genomic DNA carries:
- the LOC119300018 gene encoding protein STRUBBELIG-RECEPTOR FAMILY 5-like, protein MARPRRPFAALLLLLLLSAVVAVAVAKTDRADVEALNVLFTSMHKPSKLDNWKADGGDPCDDDDGWRGVDCSDNSVTKIDLSGLDLTGNLGFQLSSLKSVTKFDVSDNKLSGEIPYSLPPNLVQLNLQGNAFTGGIPYSVSQMSDLETLNVGSNHLSGQLTDMFTQLPKLSTMDLSDNRLSGNLPQSFQHLTGLKTLNLESNQFTGHVDVLAKLSSLEDLNLQNNKFTGWIPSKLKKIDSLKTGGNQWSSGSAPPGMEKGSSAGASSSEESDVGINGFFIGAMIIAVLLAAVILLSVLQMKRSSPISSHYYMDESGHSSIVSMKPLEKSTSIDSVTLPSVPYKTMNDNKFQIMLNNSRRILEPISLLTYSSSELQAATGNWHSSRIIGQGTVGRVYKAKYANGQVLAIKKFDPLSFSERSDFVELVTCISRLRQPSICEIVGYCAEPGHYIMVYEHHMNGSLHEFLHLSDDYSKPLTWDTRVRIALGTAQALEYLHEICSPPIIHKNIKSSNVLLDADLNPHLSDCGLAFFYEDPNESLGPGYSPPECTRPSAYTMKSDVYSFGVVMLELLTGRKSYDSSKPINEQSLVKFVTPQLHDSDALGSVADPALRGLYPPKALSRFADVITRCVQSDPRLRPPMSEVSQELTGCVQRSASSRRGGGLYSASMRSDISDW, encoded by the exons ATGGCCCGTCCACGGCGGCCGTtcgccgccctcctcctcctcctcctcctctccgcggtGGTCGCCGTCGCGGTGGCCAAGACCGACCGGGCCGACG TGGAGGCGCTGAACGTGCTCTTCACCAGCATGCACAAGCCGTCCAAGCTGGACAACTGGAAGGCCGACGGCGGCGACCcctgcgacgacgacgacggctggAGAGGGGTCGACTGCAGCGACAATTCCGTCACCAAAAT TGACCTGTCGGGGCTCGACCTCACCGGCAACCTCGGCTTCCAGCTGTCCAGCCTCAAATCAGTAACCAAATT CGATGTGAGCGACAACAAGCTCAGCGGCGAGATCCCCTACTCGCTCCCACCCAACCTGGTTCAGCT AAACCTGCAAGGGAATGCGTTTACCGGCGGGATTCCCTATTCGGTATCTCAGATGTCTGATCTAGAGACACT AAACGTCGGAAGCAATCACTTAAGCGGGCAGTTGACGGACATGTTCACGCAACTTCCAAAGCTCTCGACAAT GGATCTCTCTGACAACCGCCTCTCCGGTAACCTGCCCCAGAGTTTCCAGCACCTCACAGGCCTCAAGACACT GAACTTGGAGAGCAACCAGTTCACTGGCCATGTCGACGTTCTGGCCAAACTTTCTTCTCTGGAGGATCT GAATCTGCAGAACAACAAGTTCACCGGGTGGATTCCAAGTAAACTGAAAAAAATCGACAGCCTCAA GACTGGTGGGAACCAGTGGTCATCCGGGTCGGCTCCTCCTGGGATGGAGAAGGGGTCTTCGGCGGGAGCCTCATCGAGCGAAGAGAGTGACGTCGGGATCAACGGTTTCTTTATCGGAGCAATGATCATAGCTGTGCTCCTTGCAGCTGTTATTCTCTTGTCAGTGTTGCAGATGAAGCGATCCTCTCCCATCTCGTCTCATTACTACATGGACGAGTCAG GCCATTCTTCAATAGTCAGCATGAAGCCGCTGGAAAAATCGACGTCGATTGACAGTGTAACACTGCCTTCTGTGCCTTACAAGACGATGAACGACAATAAGTTTCAGATCATGCTAAACAATTCTAGGCGGATCTTGGAACCGATCAGCCTGCTGACCTACTCATCGTCAGAGCTACAAGCGGCCACTGGCAACTGGCACAGTAGCAGGATAATAGGCCAGGGAACGGTCGGCCGGGTTTACAAGGCAAAATATGCCAACGGACAG GTGCTGGCTATCAAGAAGTTTGATCCGCTGAGCTTCTCAGAGAGAAGCGACTTTGTGGAGCTTGTCACCTGCATTTCCAGGCTGCGCCAACCGAGCATCTGTGAGATTGTGGGCTACTGCGCGGAGCCCGGGCACTACATCATGGTGTATGAGCACCATATGAACGGGTCCCTCCATGAGTTCCTGCATTTGTCAGACGATTACAGCAAGCCTCTCACCTGGGATACCCGCGTTCGGATCGCTCTCGGTACAGCTCAGGCTCTGGA gtaCCTGCATGAGATCTGCTCGCCTCCGATCATCCACAAGAACATAAAGTCATCCAATGTCTTGCTCGACGCCGACCTCAACCCTCACCTCTCCGACTGCGGCCTCGCATTCTTCTACGAG GATCCAAACGAGAGCTTGGGGCCAGGGTACAGTCCCCCGGAGTGCACAAGGCCATCGGCTTACACGATGAAGAGCGACGTGTACAGTTTTGGTGTGGTCATGCTCGAGCTATTAACCGGCCGGAAGTCCTACGATAG CTCAAAGCCGATAAATGAGCAGTCCTTGGTCAAGTTTGTGACGCCGCAGCTCCACGACAGCGATGCCCTGGGATCGGTGGCAGACCCGGCCCTGCGCGGCCTGTACCCGCCCAAGGCGCTGTCCCGCTTCGCCGACGTGATCACCCGCTGCGTCCAG TCTGACCCACGGTTGCGGCCGCCCATGTCAGAGGTGTCACAGGAGCTCACCGGCTGCGTCCAGCGCAGCGCCAGCAGCAGGAGGGGCGGCGGCCTCTACAGCGCGTCAATGCGCAGCGACATCTCGGATTGGTGA
- the LOC119302920 gene encoding organic cation/carnitine transporter 7-like, protein MEDGVSTYTVDEALVSMGFGKFQAFVLAYSGMAKISEAMEMMLLSFVGQSVHAEWGLSAQEESFITSVVFLGMLVGAYCWGLVSDNYGRRVGFNFTALVTGGAGLLSAFAPNYSSLIVLRFFVGVGLGGGPVLSSWFLEFVPAPNRGTWMVIFSAFWTIGTILEASLAWAVMPAFGWRWLLALSSLPSFALLLFYPLTLESPRYLCMKGRIADAVHVMETMARVNRVALPSGRLSAGNRVELHEMADSAESAQLVSARKTNSVDHASKPGIGGLNAILRLLSPNLIRSTLLLWTVFLGLAFLYYGLVLLTSELSHGNMICGSEGAVTVETTHSTDVNLYRNVFITSFGEVPGLILSAAIVDKFGRKLSMSSMLYVSCLCIAPLMFAQTESLTTVFLFGARICISASFTVLHIYAPEIYPTAVRATGVGFASSIARFGGILCPLVAVGLVHACHQTAAIAVFITVMLVSAVAVSYFPLETSGRKLSDHIAA, encoded by the exons ATGGAGGACGGTGTGTCAACTTATACTGTCGATGAGGCGCTGGTGTCCATGGGGTTCGGAAAGTTCCAAGCGTTCGTGCTTGCCTATTCCGGGATGGCCAAGATCTCAGAGGCGATGGAAATGATGCTTCTGTCGTTTGTTGGGCAGTCGGTTCACGCTGAATGGGGCCTTTCTGCACAGGAAGAGAGTTTCATCACAAGTGTTGTATTTTTAGGGATGCTCGTAGGAGCATACTGTTGGGGCTTAGTTTCGGACAACTACGGGAGAAG GGTTGGGTTCAACTTCACAGCCCTTGTAACCGGTGGGGCAGGTCTTCTCAGTGCCTTCGCGCCAAACTATTCATCTTTGATTGTACTAAGATTTTTTGTTGGTGTTGGACTGGGTGGTGGACCAGTTCTATCTTCTTGGTTTCTAGAGTTTGTCCCTGCTCCTAACCGAGGAACTTGGATGGTCATCTTCTCAGCATTTTGGACCATTGGCACAATACTGGAAGCTTCGCTTGCTTGG GCTGTGATGCCAGCTTTTGGCTGGAGGTGGCTGCTAGCGCTCTCGTCATTGCCATCATTTGCCCTACTACTCTTCTACCCATTGACACTCGAGTCACCAAGATACCTATGCATGAAGGGCAGAATAGCTGATGCAGTGCATGTTATGGAAACAATGGCACGAGTAAACCGTGTAGCTCTCCCTTCTGGACGGCTTAGTGCTGGCAATCGAGTGGAGCTCCACGAGATGGCAGATTCTGCAGAATCTGCACAGTTGGTTTCAGCTAGGAAAACCAACTCTGTCGATCACGCCAGCAAACCTGGGATTGGGGGCCTGAATGCCATCTTAAGGCTTTTGTCCCCAAATCTAATTAGATCGACTCTTCTTCTTTGGACTGTATTTCTCGGTCTCGCCTTCTTGTACTACGGTCTTGTTCTGCTAACCTCAGAGCTGAGTCATGGAAATATGATCTGTGGCTCAGAAGGAGCAGTAACAGTTGAAACAACCCACTCAACTGATGTTAATCTCTACAGGAATGTATTCATCACTAGCTTTGGAG AGGTTCCTGGCCTTATTCTGTCAGCCGCCATCGTGGACAAGTTCGGACGCAAGCTCTCGATGTCCTCGATGCTTTACGTCAGTTGCCTGTGCATAGCTCCTCTCATGTTTGCTCAGACGGAATCCCTGACAACCGTCTTCCTGTTCGGAGCGCGCATCTGCATCTCCGCCAGCTTCACCGTCCTGCACATCTACGCCCCTGAG ATATACCCAACTGCCGTGAGGGCGACAGGTGTGGGGTTCGCGAGCTCCATCGCCCGCTTCGGCGGGATCCTGTGCCCGCTTGTGGCCGTCGGCCTGGTGCACGCATGCCACCAGACCGCGGCCATCGCGGTGTTCATCACGGTGATGCTCGTGTCGGCCGTGGCCGTGTCCTACTTCCCCCTGGAGACGAGCGGGCGGAAGCTGAGCGACCACATCGCGGCATAG